In a genomic window of Pokkaliibacter sp. MBI-7:
- a CDS encoding alpha-ketoacid dehydrogenase subunit beta: MNSLALANTTQDDTADTPALRELTYAQAIQEAMAIALERDERVFLMGEDIGVYGGAFQVTGDLFQRFGPDRVMDTPIAELGGAGIAVGAAMTGSRPIYEFQFSDFATLAMEQIVNQAAKMRYMLGGEASVPLVMRFPAGSGTGAAAQHSQSLEAWFAHVPGLKVIQPSTPEDAKGMLLAALEDPDPVMIFEHKLLYKTKGYVPEGYYVTDINKAQIRRQGQDVSIVATSLMVHKSLQAAELLAAEGISAEVIDLCSLRPIDSATLIESVKRTSRLVCVYEGVKQLGIGAEISALICESDAFDYLDAPIVRLGGADCPLPYNPELEKAAVPQVDDIVRAVRKQLGRDEDAS; the protein is encoded by the coding sequence ATGAACAGTCTGGCACTGGCCAACACCACTCAGGACGATACCGCAGATACGCCCGCACTGCGCGAGCTGACCTACGCCCAGGCCATACAGGAAGCGATGGCTATTGCACTGGAGCGTGATGAGCGGGTGTTCCTGATGGGGGAAGACATCGGTGTTTATGGCGGCGCTTTTCAGGTGACCGGCGATCTGTTCCAGCGTTTTGGGCCGGATCGGGTCATGGATACGCCCATTGCCGAGCTGGGTGGTGCCGGTATCGCGGTGGGAGCAGCAATGACCGGCAGCCGGCCGATCTATGAGTTTCAGTTTTCCGATTTCGCCACACTGGCGATGGAACAGATCGTCAATCAGGCGGCCAAGATGCGTTACATGCTGGGGGGTGAAGCCTCCGTGCCTCTGGTGATGCGATTTCCCGCCGGGTCGGGCACGGGGGCCGCGGCCCAGCACAGTCAAAGTCTGGAAGCATGGTTCGCTCATGTCCCCGGTCTGAAGGTGATTCAGCCCTCCACGCCGGAGGATGCCAAAGGGATGCTGCTGGCGGCACTTGAAGACCCGGACCCGGTGATGATTTTTGAGCACAAGCTGCTCTACAAAACCAAGGGTTATGTCCCTGAGGGCTACTACGTCACGGATATCAACAAGGCCCAGATCCGCAGGCAGGGTCAGGATGTCAGCATCGTTGCCACGTCACTGATGGTGCACAAGTCTCTGCAGGCTGCGGAGCTGCTCGCTGCTGAAGGTATCAGTGCCGAAGTCATCGACTTGTGCAGCCTGCGCCCCATTGACAGCGCTACGCTGATTGAAAGCGTCAAACGCACATCGCGGTTAGTGTGCGTCTACGAGGGAGTGAAACAGCTGGGAATCGGCGCAGAAATTTCGGCACTGATCTGCGAGAGCGATGCCTTCGATTATCTGGATGCACCGATTGTTCGTCTGGGCGGGGCTGACTGTCCGTTGCCTTACAACCCGGAGCTTGAGAAAGCGGCTGTACCTCAGGTGGACGATATTGTCCGCGCGGTGCGCAAACAGCTGGGGAGGGACGAAGATGCCAGTTGA
- a CDS encoding thiamine pyrophosphate-dependent dehydrogenase E1 component subunit alpha, producing the protein MPLQQVKETGSRSGEAEILSRYTTAQLRDVLRKMLLIRRFEESAEDAYMRGHIHGTMHLSIGQEASAVGMCLPLTSSDYITSTHRGHGHCIAKGADPKRMFAEFFGKETGYCRGRGGSMHIADTGQGNLGANGIVGGGLPIAVGAALSIKRRGSNDVAMCFFGDGANNEGAFHESLNFASIWKLPVIFVCENNKYGMSMSVERSTAVADIAKRAAAYTMPGYSIDGNTFAAVVSTAEEAISRARAGEGPSLVVCNTYRWRGHSKSDRNRYRTREEIDEWSTQRCPIARFEAALLQHELLPAEDIEQLRQSVEEEIQAGLEFAKNSPMPDVNELTRYVYADQPAMEVRS; encoded by the coding sequence ATGCCGTTACAACAAGTAAAAGAAACGGGCAGCCGTTCCGGTGAAGCGGAAATCTTAAGCCGTTACACCACTGCTCAACTGCGAGACGTATTACGCAAGATGCTCCTTATCCGCCGGTTTGAGGAGAGTGCCGAAGATGCCTACATGCGTGGCCATATTCACGGCACCATGCATTTGTCGATCGGTCAGGAAGCCAGCGCGGTGGGCATGTGCCTGCCGCTGACCAGCAGCGATTACATCACCTCCACCCACCGTGGCCACGGCCACTGCATTGCCAAAGGGGCGGACCCCAAGCGCATGTTTGCCGAGTTCTTCGGCAAGGAAACGGGATACTGCCGCGGGCGTGGCGGCTCTATGCATATTGCCGATACCGGTCAGGGCAATCTGGGTGCCAATGGCATCGTCGGCGGCGGGCTGCCCATCGCCGTTGGCGCGGCGCTGTCAATCAAGCGACGCGGCAGCAACGACGTGGCGATGTGTTTCTTCGGTGACGGTGCCAATAACGAAGGGGCCTTTCACGAGTCGCTGAACTTTGCGTCGATCTGGAAGCTGCCAGTGATTTTTGTTTGTGAAAACAACAAATACGGCATGTCCATGTCCGTGGAGCGTTCCACCGCCGTGGCGGATATTGCCAAGCGCGCAGCGGCGTACACCATGCCCGGCTACAGTATCGACGGCAACACCTTTGCTGCTGTGGTGTCCACCGCAGAAGAGGCCATTAGCCGGGCGCGGGCAGGCGAGGGGCCCAGTCTGGTGGTGTGCAATACCTACCGCTGGCGTGGCCACTCAAAAAGTGACCGGAACCGCTATCGTACCCGGGAGGAAATCGACGAGTGGAGTACCCAGCGCTGTCCTATCGCGCGCTTTGAAGCGGCCTTGTTGCAGCATGAGCTTTTACCGGCGGAAGACATCGAGCAGTTACGTCAGTCGGTGGAAGAGGAGATTCAGGCCGGTCTGGAGTTCGCTAAGAACAGTCCTATGCCTGACGTGAATGAGCTGACTCGCTATGTCTATGCCGACCAGCCTGCTATGGAGGTGCGCTCATGA
- a CDS encoding Kdo hydroxylase family protein yields the protein MTQSQILEVTSSDWHGQDLPISRQQMLEALESGKVLYFPRLNFSLQSNEAQLLDPAIADPKRKNISLAANGGELHGVLADDKKQAVRELVGRFQQQACTLVEGLFPEYRQGLRTAPTSLRLMQVEGRQTSWRKDDSRLHIDAFPSRPNYGERILRVFANVNPGGAPRVWRVGEPFEQVAKRFLPKIKSPLPGSARLLHWLHITKRPRSRYDHLMLNLHDAMKADMEYQRSCNQETMPFPQGAVWICFSDQTSHAVMSGQHMLEQTFFLPVKAMARPDWAPLGILQRLQGRALV from the coding sequence ATGACTCAATCACAGATTCTTGAAGTGACCTCCAGTGACTGGCATGGTCAGGATTTGCCCATCTCTCGCCAGCAGATGCTGGAGGCGCTTGAAAGCGGCAAGGTATTGTACTTCCCCAGACTGAACTTCAGCCTGCAGAGCAATGAAGCTCAGTTACTTGACCCTGCTATCGCTGACCCCAAACGTAAAAATATCAGCCTTGCCGCTAACGGTGGCGAGCTGCACGGTGTTCTGGCCGATGACAAAAAACAGGCGGTACGTGAGCTGGTGGGACGTTTCCAGCAACAGGCCTGTACGCTGGTAGAAGGGCTGTTTCCTGAGTATCGGCAGGGCCTGCGCACGGCACCGACCAGTCTGCGCCTGATGCAGGTGGAAGGGCGGCAAACCTCCTGGCGCAAGGATGACAGCAGGCTGCATATTGATGCCTTTCCCTCTAGGCCTAACTATGGCGAGCGGATCTTGCGGGTGTTTGCCAACGTCAATCCGGGCGGCGCGCCACGAGTGTGGCGGGTCGGTGAGCCCTTCGAGCAGGTGGCAAAGCGCTTTCTGCCGAAGATCAAATCACCGTTGCCGGGCTCGGCCAGACTGCTGCACTGGTTACATATCACCAAGCGTCCACGCAGTCGCTATGACCACCTGATGCTCAATCTGCATGACGCCATGAAGGCCGATATGGAATACCAGCGCAGTTGTAATCAGGAAACCATGCCGTTTCCGCAGGGGGCCGTTTGGATCTGCTTCTCTGATCAGACCTCCCATGCCGTAATGTCCGGTCAGCATATGCTGGAGCAAACCTTCTTCCTGCCAGTTAAGGCCATGGCCAGACCCGACTGGGCACCGCTGGGTATCCTGCAGCGCTTGCAGGGGCGGGCGCTGGTATAA
- a CDS encoding GntR family transcriptional regulator codes for MSKILSPMLPDSHDDKTLSDHVFRKLQTAIVKGEMAPGSKISEPELARTYGISRGPLREALSRLEGQKLLVRIPHVGARVVSLSHEELIELYQVRESLEGLACRLAAERMQPHEIEELRRVLDAHEQDEAFQAGRGYYQQEGDYDFHYRIVQGTGNQMLIRILCNELYQLARMYRIQYSATPNRPRQAFAEHHRILDAIAEGDGELAEMLMRRHISASRRNIERQIERQAER; via the coding sequence ATGAGCAAAATCCTCAGCCCGATGCTGCCTGACAGCCACGACGACAAAACTTTGTCGGACCATGTTTTCCGCAAGCTGCAGACCGCCATCGTCAAGGGCGAGATGGCGCCCGGCAGCAAAATTTCCGAGCCTGAACTGGCCCGTACCTATGGCATCAGCCGTGGCCCGCTGCGTGAGGCGTTGAGCCGTCTCGAAGGACAAAAGCTGCTGGTACGCATTCCTCACGTTGGCGCACGGGTCGTTTCACTCAGCCATGAAGAGCTGATTGAGCTGTATCAGGTGCGCGAATCACTGGAAGGGCTGGCCTGCCGGCTGGCGGCGGAGCGAATGCAACCCCATGAAATAGAAGAGCTGCGCCGCGTACTGGACGCCCATGAACAGGATGAAGCCTTTCAGGCGGGCCGTGGCTACTACCAGCAGGAAGGCGACTACGACTTCCACTATCGCATCGTGCAGGGTACCGGCAATCAGATGCTGATCCGCATTCTCTGCAACGAGCTTTATCAGCTGGCGCGGATGTACCGCATTCAATACTCGGCAACGCCCAATCGGCCACGACAGGCATTTGCCGAACATCACCGGATTCTCGACGCCATTGCCGAAGGCGATGGTGAGCTGGCAGAGATGCTGATGCGCCGTCATATCAGCGCCTCCCGCCGCAACATCGAACGACAGATCGAACGCCAAGCAGAGCGTTAA
- the acnD gene encoding Fe/S-dependent 2-methylisocitrate dehydratase AcnD — protein sequence MTHNNTPLPVNAQYRKPLPGASVEYFDTRAAVEAIQPGAWARLPYTSRIHAENLVRKCDPAMLTECLTQIVEGKRELDFPWFPTRVVCHDILGQTALVDLAGLRDAIADQGGDPAKVNPVVPVQLIVDHSLAVEHPGFEQDAFSKNRAVEDRRNDDRFHFINWTKQAFKNVDVIPPGNGIMHQINLEKMSPVIHNDNGLAYPDTCVGTDSHTPHVDALGVIAVGVGGLEAENVMLGRASWMRLPDIIAVELTGKPQPGITATDVVLSLTEFLRKEKVVGAYLEFRGEGAAALTLGDRATISNMAPEYGATAALFYIDQQTIDYLNLTGRDADQVKLVETYAKEAGLWADTLKDAEFERTLHFDLSTVVRTLAGPSNPHRRLPVSALAERGIAVDLDKAKAEEAEGLMPDGAVIIAAITSCTNTSNPRNVIAAGLLARNANKYGLVRKPWVKTSLAPGSKAVQLYLQESGLEAELDKLGFGVVAFACTTCNGMSGALDPKIQQEIIDRDLYATAVLSGNRNFDGRIHPYAKQAFLASPPLVVAYSIAGTIRFDIEKDVLGVVDGKEIRLKDIWPTDEEIDAVVKAAVKPEQFRQVYIPMFARQDDKAEQIDPLYQWRPMSTYIRRPPYWEGALAGERTLKGMRPLAVLPDNITTDHLSPSNAILASSAAGEYLAKMGLPEEDFNSYATHRGDHLTAQRATFANPQLVNEMAVVEGEVKKGSLARVEPDGTVMRMWEAIETYMNRKQPLIIVAGADYGQGSSRDWAAKGVRLAGVEAIVAEGFERIHRTNLIGMGVLPLEFKPGTTRKTLGLDGTETYDVTGQRKPRADLTLVVHRQNGERIEVTVTCRLDTAEEVSIYEAGGVLQRFAQDFLESEVA from the coding sequence ATGACCCATAACAACACCCCCCTTCCCGTCAACGCCCAGTATCGCAAGCCCCTGCCCGGTGCCTCTGTGGAGTATTTCGACACCCGTGCCGCAGTAGAAGCCATCCAGCCCGGAGCATGGGCACGCCTGCCTTACACATCACGCATTCACGCTGAAAACCTGGTACGCAAGTGTGACCCGGCGATGCTGACCGAGTGCCTGACCCAGATCGTTGAAGGCAAACGCGAGCTGGACTTTCCCTGGTTCCCTACCCGCGTGGTGTGTCACGACATTCTTGGCCAGACTGCGCTGGTGGATCTTGCCGGATTGCGTGATGCCATTGCCGATCAGGGCGGTGACCCCGCCAAGGTCAACCCGGTGGTGCCAGTCCAGCTGATCGTTGACCACTCACTGGCCGTTGAACACCCTGGTTTCGAGCAGGATGCTTTCAGCAAGAACCGTGCGGTGGAAGACCGCCGCAATGATGACCGTTTCCACTTCATCAACTGGACCAAGCAGGCGTTCAAGAATGTGGACGTGATTCCTCCCGGCAACGGCATCATGCACCAGATCAATCTGGAGAAAATGTCGCCGGTCATTCACAACGACAACGGTCTGGCCTATCCCGACACCTGCGTTGGCACCGACAGCCATACTCCTCACGTGGATGCACTGGGCGTGATTGCCGTAGGTGTCGGCGGCCTCGAAGCCGAAAACGTTATGCTCGGCCGTGCTTCATGGATGCGACTGCCCGATATCATCGCGGTTGAACTGACAGGCAAACCTCAGCCCGGTATCACGGCTACCGATGTGGTGCTGTCCCTGACGGAATTCCTGCGCAAGGAAAAGGTGGTCGGTGCCTATCTAGAGTTCCGTGGCGAAGGCGCTGCAGCTCTGACACTCGGCGACCGTGCCACCATTTCCAACATGGCCCCGGAATACGGCGCCACGGCGGCACTGTTCTACATTGACCAGCAAACCATTGATTACCTGAACCTGACCGGACGCGATGCGGATCAGGTCAAACTGGTGGAAACCTACGCCAAAGAAGCGGGCCTGTGGGCAGACACGCTGAAAGACGCGGAGTTCGAGCGCACGCTACATTTTGACCTGTCTACGGTGGTACGCACACTGGCGGGCCCCTCCAATCCCCATCGCCGCCTGCCGGTTTCTGCACTGGCCGAGCGGGGTATTGCCGTCGATCTGGATAAAGCCAAAGCCGAAGAGGCTGAAGGCCTGATGCCGGACGGCGCGGTGATCATCGCCGCCATCACCAGCTGCACCAATACCAGTAACCCGCGCAACGTGATTGCCGCGGGCCTGCTGGCACGCAATGCCAATAAATACGGACTGGTGCGCAAGCCCTGGGTCAAGACCTCACTGGCACCCGGCTCCAAAGCGGTACAGCTGTACCTGCAGGAGTCAGGCCTTGAAGCCGAGCTGGATAAACTGGGCTTTGGTGTCGTCGCTTTTGCCTGCACCACCTGTAACGGCATGTCCGGTGCGCTTGATCCGAAGATCCAGCAGGAAATCATCGACCGTGATCTGTACGCCACGGCGGTACTGTCAGGTAACCGTAACTTCGATGGCCGTATCCATCCCTATGCCAAGCAGGCATTTCTCGCCTCACCACCGCTAGTCGTGGCCTATTCCATCGCCGGCACCATACGCTTTGATATCGAGAAAGACGTGCTGGGCGTGGTTGACGGCAAAGAAATTCGCCTCAAGGACATCTGGCCGACCGACGAGGAAATCGATGCAGTGGTAAAAGCCGCGGTCAAACCTGAGCAGTTCCGTCAGGTCTATATCCCCATGTTTGCCAGACAGGATGACAAGGCAGAGCAGATTGATCCTCTGTACCAGTGGCGCCCGATGAGCACTTACATCCGCCGTCCGCCCTACTGGGAAGGAGCGCTGGCAGGTGAGCGAACCCTCAAGGGTATGCGCCCGCTGGCCGTGCTGCCCGACAACATCACCACCGATCACCTGTCGCCTTCTAATGCCATTCTGGCCAGCTCAGCAGCAGGTGAATATCTGGCCAAAATGGGTCTGCCGGAGGAAGACTTTAACTCCTATGCCACCCATCGCGGAGACCACCTGACCGCCCAGCGTGCCACCTTCGCCAACCCTCAGCTGGTTAACGAGATGGCCGTCGTTGAAGGTGAAGTGAAGAAAGGTTCTCTGGCCCGCGTCGAACCCGATGGCACGGTGATGCGCATGTGGGAAGCCATCGAAACCTACATGAACCGCAAACAGCCGCTGATCATCGTGGCAGGTGCCGACTACGGTCAGGGTTCATCCCGCGACTGGGCTGCCAAAGGCGTGCGTCTGGCGGGTGTCGAGGCCATTGTGGCGGAAGGCTTTGAGCGTATTCACCGCACCAACCTGATCGGTATGGGTGTGCTGCCTCTGGAATTCAAACCCGGCACCACCCGCAAGACGCTGGGCCTCGACGGCACAGAAACCTATGACGTCACTGGCCAGCGCAAACCGCGTGCTGACCTGACACTGGTGGTGCATCGTCAAAACGGTGAACGCATCGAAGTGACCGTCACCTGCCGTCTGGATACTGCAGAAGAGGTGTCGATCTACGAAGCGGGCGGCGTGCTGCAGCGCTTCGCTCAGGACTTTTTGGAATCGGAAGTGGCGTAA
- the prpF gene encoding 2-methylaconitate cis-trans isomerase PrpF, which yields MPHAPQVKIPATYIRGGTSKGVFFRLQDLPERCQVPGTARDALLMRVIGSPDPYAKQIDGMGAATSSTSKTVILSQSTRPDHDVDYLFGQVAIDKAFVDWSGNCGNLSAAVGPFAIASGLVDADRIPQNGICTVRIWQANISKTIVAHVPITDSEVQETGDFELDGVTFPAAEVQLEFLDPADEGDGEGGGAMFPTGQLVDDLEVPGVGTFRVTMINAGIPTIFLNAEELGYSGTELQEAINGDADALARFETIRAHGAIRMGLIKSVEEAATRQHTPKVAFVAKPRDYVASSGKEVKAADVDLLVRALSMGKLHHAMMGTAAVAIGTAAAIPGTLVNLAAGGGERNAVRFGHPSGTLRVGAEAVRNGDQWQVTKAIMSRSARVLMEGWVRVPGDSF from the coding sequence ATGCCCCATGCTCCTCAGGTAAAAATCCCCGCTACCTATATCCGTGGCGGCACCAGTAAAGGTGTTTTCTTTCGTCTGCAGGATTTACCGGAACGCTGTCAGGTGCCGGGCACTGCCCGCGATGCGCTGCTGATGCGCGTCATTGGCAGCCCTGACCCCTATGCCAAGCAGATTGATGGCATGGGAGCGGCCACTTCCAGTACCAGCAAAACCGTCATTCTGAGCCAATCCACACGTCCGGATCACGATGTTGATTATCTGTTCGGGCAGGTCGCCATCGACAAAGCCTTTGTCGACTGGAGCGGCAACTGCGGCAACCTGTCTGCTGCCGTTGGCCCCTTTGCCATTGCCAGCGGGCTGGTTGATGCAGATCGCATTCCACAAAACGGCATCTGCACGGTCCGTATCTGGCAGGCCAATATCAGCAAGACCATCGTCGCTCACGTGCCGATCACCGATAGCGAAGTGCAGGAAACCGGTGACTTTGAACTGGATGGCGTGACCTTCCCTGCTGCTGAAGTACAACTGGAATTTCTTGATCCTGCTGATGAGGGTGATGGCGAAGGGGGTGGTGCCATGTTCCCCACCGGCCAACTGGTGGATGATCTGGAAGTGCCGGGGGTGGGCACATTCAGGGTCACCATGATCAATGCTGGCATTCCCACCATCTTCCTCAATGCGGAAGAGCTGGGTTACAGCGGCACCGAGCTGCAGGAAGCCATCAACGGTGATGCCGACGCCCTCGCCCGTTTTGAAACTATCCGGGCGCACGGTGCCATTCGTATGGGGCTGATCAAATCAGTAGAGGAAGCCGCTACCCGCCAGCACACACCCAAAGTGGCCTTTGTTGCCAAACCCAGAGATTACGTGGCATCCAGCGGTAAAGAAGTGAAAGCAGCCGATGTTGATCTGCTGGTGCGGGCGCTGTCCATGGGCAAGCTGCACCATGCCATGATGGGCACCGCCGCGGTAGCCATCGGTACTGCCGCCGCCATTCCCGGCACGCTGGTGAATCTGGCAGCAGGCGGTGGCGAGCGCAATGCGGTGCGGTTCGGCCACCCGTCCGGCACCTTGCGCGTGGGCGCTGAAGCGGTAAGAAACGGAGACCAGTGGCAGGTGACCAAAGCCATCATGAGCCGCAGTGCCCGTGTACTGATGGAAGGCTGGGTCAGGGTACCGGGAGACAGTTTCTAG
- a CDS encoding NADP-dependent oxidoreductase, whose product MKAVILKKYSKSSPVIEFGDVEKPQIEPNEMLVQVHAAGVNPIDNMIPTGMFKPVLQFKLPATLGSDLAGIVVAVGSKVTRFKPGDAVMASIFDLGIGSFAEFAVVPEHTAALKPENMDFVQAASIPMVGLTSWQALKERASLKPGQKIFIPAGSGGIGSMAIQLAKHFGARVATTTSTGNIAWVESLGADETIDYTQQNFEQLLQGYNLVLGTVRGDVIEKSVSILKPGGKIISLVGPLDAAFAKSRKLNFMLKFVFGLMSKKIIGLAKKRNVNYEFLFVRPDGIQLSEIGKLIESEKIKPVIDKVFPFEETKEALAYLAKGHAKGKVVIKIV is encoded by the coding sequence ATGAAAGCAGTCATTTTAAAGAAATACAGTAAGTCATCACCTGTTATTGAGTTTGGCGATGTTGAAAAACCACAAATAGAACCAAACGAAATGCTAGTACAGGTCCATGCTGCAGGGGTAAATCCCATAGACAACATGATACCGACCGGAATGTTCAAGCCAGTGCTCCAGTTTAAGTTACCAGCAACTCTGGGGAGTGATCTTGCCGGTATCGTGGTTGCGGTGGGTAGTAAAGTGACTCGTTTCAAGCCCGGTGATGCTGTTATGGCCAGTATCTTTGACCTTGGCATCGGCTCTTTCGCTGAATTTGCCGTTGTGCCAGAACATACCGCCGCATTAAAACCAGAAAATATGGATTTTGTGCAGGCTGCATCCATCCCCATGGTCGGTTTAACGTCATGGCAGGCATTGAAAGAGCGCGCCAGTCTCAAGCCTGGCCAGAAGATTTTTATTCCCGCCGGTTCGGGTGGCATCGGCAGCATGGCCATTCAGTTAGCTAAGCATTTTGGTGCCAGAGTGGCGACCACAACCAGCACTGGCAATATTGCATGGGTCGAAAGTCTTGGTGCAGATGAAACAATTGACTATACCCAGCAAAATTTTGAACAACTCCTGCAAGGTTACAATCTGGTGCTGGGCACCGTGAGGGGAGATGTAATTGAAAAATCAGTTAGTATTCTAAAGCCCGGCGGTAAAATTATATCGCTGGTTGGACCACTCGACGCGGCTTTTGCGAAATCACGGAAACTCAATTTTATGCTGAAGTTTGTATTTGGCTTAATGAGCAAAAAAATCATTGGTTTAGCTAAAAAACGTAATGTCAATTATGAGTTTCTGTTCGTGCGCCCAGATGGTATCCAGCTGAGTGAAATTGGAAAATTGATTGAATCTGAAAAAATTAAGCCGGTAATTGATAAGGTATTCCCATTTGAGGAAACAAAGGAGGCATTAGCTTATCTTGCTAAAGGACATGCTAAAGGCAAGGTTGTGATTAAGATCGTGTAA
- a CDS encoding oxidoreductase, with amino-acid sequence MTDKLVALVTGASSGIGEATAIKLLAAGYSVYGTSRRGATSSNSRFPMLSLDVTNDESVTAAVDQLLQLEGRIDLLVNNAGFGLSPAGAEESSVELAKALFDTNFHGIVRMTRAVVPQMRRQGSGRIINIGSILGVVPVPYAALYCASKHAVEGYSEALDHELRTQGIRVSVIEPAYVKTKFEANNIEPDAKMSEYDVIRAKLVHVVSEAMANADEPEVAANVVVKAATASHPKLRYTSGKTARLFKFLRRFAPDSVLDKGIRKNFKLDT; translated from the coding sequence ATGACTGATAAACTTGTCGCACTGGTAACGGGAGCCTCATCGGGAATCGGTGAGGCTACAGCTATCAAACTGCTGGCAGCAGGCTACAGCGTCTACGGCACCAGCCGGCGAGGGGCAACATCAAGTAACTCACGCTTTCCAATGCTATCGCTCGATGTAACAAATGATGAGTCCGTTACAGCTGCTGTTGATCAGTTGCTTCAGCTTGAGGGGCGTATCGATCTTTTGGTGAACAATGCTGGATTTGGATTATCCCCGGCAGGTGCAGAAGAAAGCTCCGTTGAGCTAGCCAAGGCCCTGTTTGACACCAACTTCCATGGCATCGTCAGAATGACACGTGCCGTAGTACCGCAAATGCGTCGCCAGGGTAGCGGCAGAATAATCAACATCGGGTCTATTCTTGGTGTTGTTCCCGTTCCCTACGCGGCTCTTTATTGTGCCAGTAAGCATGCCGTCGAGGGGTACTCAGAAGCGCTGGATCATGAGCTGCGTACGCAAGGTATCAGGGTCTCAGTAATTGAGCCTGCGTATGTGAAAACGAAATTTGAAGCCAATAATATCGAACCTGACGCAAAGATGAGCGAGTACGACGTTATTCGAGCGAAGTTGGTTCATGTCGTCAGTGAGGCTATGGCTAATGCTGACGAGCCAGAGGTGGCTGCGAATGTGGTGGTAAAAGCGGCAACAGCTTCACATCCAAAGCTACGCTATACCTCTGGAAAAACCGCGCGTTTGTTTAAGTTTTTACGCCGTTTTGCCCCTGATTCAGTATTGGATAAAGGGATTCGTAAAAATTTCAAACTTGATACTTAA
- a CDS encoding SDR family oxidoreductase yields MSNSTVLITGASTGIGAVYADRFARRGHDLVIVARDQSRLEALAVRLRQQYSINVDVLNADLTKSSDLALVEERLKNDTHIDTLINNAGVAQSGSFVEQTPELIEKLIALNITALARLAAAVSPRFAQQGKGFIVNISSVVGLAPEYKMSVYGASKAFVLFLSQGMHQELSSKGVYIQALLPAGTYTEIWERAGIDISNSSPMMDVNELVDAALVGFDRRELVTIPPLHNDTRWESLDMARKELLSDIKMSEAATRYKAI; encoded by the coding sequence ATGTCTAATTCTACAGTCCTTATTACTGGCGCCTCTACGGGTATTGGTGCTGTGTACGCTGATCGATTTGCGCGCCGGGGTCATGATCTTGTGATTGTGGCCCGTGATCAGTCAAGGCTTGAAGCACTGGCTGTGCGGTTACGGCAGCAATACAGCATCAATGTTGATGTATTAAACGCTGATTTGACTAAATCCAGCGATCTTGCTTTGGTTGAGGAACGTCTGAAAAACGATACTCATATCGACACGCTGATTAATAACGCTGGTGTTGCCCAGTCGGGTAGTTTTGTTGAGCAGACACCGGAGCTAATTGAAAAACTGATTGCTCTGAATATCACCGCTTTAGCAAGACTCGCTGCCGCTGTATCACCTCGATTTGCCCAGCAAGGGAAAGGCTTTATTGTCAACATCTCTTCTGTCGTTGGCCTGGCACCTGAATACAAAATGTCTGTGTACGGGGCGAGTAAAGCGTTCGTCTTATTTTTATCTCAAGGCATGCATCAGGAATTGTCATCGAAAGGTGTCTATATCCAGGCTCTACTTCCAGCAGGTACTTACACCGAAATATGGGAGCGTGCTGGCATCGATATAAGTAATTCCTCCCCAATGATGGACGTGAACGAACTCGTTGATGCAGCACTGGTAGGTTTTGATAGGCGAGAGCTCGTCACTATTCCACCTTTACACAATGATACCCGTTGGGAATCGCTCGATATGGCAAGAAAAGAACTGCTTTCCGATATCAAAATGTCAGAAGCAGCTACCCGATATAAGGCAATTTAA